A stretch of DNA from Verrucomicrobiota bacterium:
CATGCGCCCGCTGCGCCGCCTGAGCTGCGCGAGCGTCACCACGATCCACGATCTCATCCCATACGTCGCGCCCGATGCCATCCCGCGCTCGCGCAAGCGGCGCCTGCTGCCGCTGTACCGCCGCATCACGCGCCGCGCGGCCCGGCTTTCCGACCGCCTCATCGCCGTCTCCGAGCACACGAAGCGCAACCTCGTCTGGCATCTGGGTGTGCGCGATGAGCAGGTCGCCGTCGTACACAACGGCCTCGATCCCTCCTTTTGCCCGGCGACGGATCCGTCAGCTCGGCGCATCCGCGAACGCTTCGACGTCCACGGGGAACTCGTTATCGCTGCCGGCCGCGCCGATCCCTACAAGAACCTGATCGCCCTCGTGCGCGCGGTCGAGCACCTCGTCCGGGCGGGCCGCAGCGGACTGCGCTGTCTGCTCATCGGCGAGCCGGACGAGCGCTACACCGACGTGCGCGACTACGTCAAGGACAACGGCCTCGACACGCACGTGCGCTTTACCGGCTATCTCGACGAGGCCGATCTGATCGCCGCGTATCAGGAAGCCGATGTCCTCGTGCATCCGTCGCTCTACGAGGGCTTCGGCCTGCCGCCGCTCGAGGCCATGGCGTGCGGCACGCCCGTCGTCTCGTCGAACCGCACGTCGCTCCCCGAGGTGCTCGGCGATGCCGCGCTCCTCATCGATCCGGAAAACGTCGACGACTTGCGCCACGCCATCGCGCGGGTGCTCGATGACGCCGCGTTGCGCGACTCGCTCCGCCGACGCGGCCTCGAACAGGCACAGCGGTACACCTGGCAGCGCGCGGCGACCGAAACCCTCGGCGTCTACCGCGCGGCATTCGAGGCACAGCGCACACGATGATGCAGCACGGACAGGCATCGCCCATCGCCATCGAACCGAAGCCGCGCCACGTCGCGTTCGTGCACGACTGGCTCAACGGGATGCGCGGCGGCGAGAAGGTCCTCGAAGCGATGCTCGACGTGCTGCCGGATGCGGACATTTACACACTGCTGCTCGAACGCGACAAGATCTCGCCCGCAATCGCCGCGCGCCCGATCACGACAAGCTTCGTCCAGCGCCTGCCGCTCGCGCGCCGCATCTACCGCTACTACCTGCCGCTGTTCCCGCGCGCCGTCGAGCGGTTCGACCTGCGCGGCTACGATCTCGTCGTCAGCACGAGCCATTGCGTCGCCAAGGGCGCCCGAGCACCCGACGGTCTGCACATCTCGTACATTCACACGCCCGCGCGCTACTTGTACGCCTTCCAGCAGGAGTACTTCGGATCAAGCCCGGCCAAGCGCGCGGCAATGGCGGTGTTCGGACCCCACCTCAAGCGATGGGACCTGCGCACCCTCGGGCACGTCGATCACTTCATCGCCAACTCGCGCAACGTCGCCGACCGCATCCGCCGCTACTACAACCGCGACGCCGCCGTCATCTGCCCGCCCGTCGACACGGACTTCTTCACGCCAGACGACGGACCACCGGCCGACTTCTTCCTCATCGTCTCGGCTCTGGTTCCGTACAAGCGCATCGAGCTCGCGATCGAAGCCGTCAACCGCTTGCGCCTGCCGCTCGTCATCGTGGGACGCGGTCCGATGCGTGCCGCGCTCGAGCGCCTGGCCGGACCGACCGTCTCGTTCCGCGGCTGGCTCTCCGACGACGAGGTGCTCTCGCTGCTGCGCCGGTGCCGTGCGCTCGTTTTCCCCGGCGAGGAGGACTTCGGCATCGTGCCTGTCGAGGCGATGGCCTGCGGCCGCCCCGTCATCGCGTACGGCCGCGGCGGCGCGCTCGAAACCGTCGTCCCCGGCGAAACCGGGCTCTTCTTCACGGAGCAGACGGTCGACTCCCTCACCGGCGCCCTCGAGTGCCTGGGAAGCGCCGCGTTCGATCCCGCCGCGTGCCGGCGCCGCGCCGAGGCGTTCTCGCGCGAGCGCTTTCAACGCGAGTTCGCCGGCCTTGTCTCCTCTTGGGTCGCCCAGTATTCGCTTGACAGCCGGGTCTGAATCCCGCTATCGTCCCGACCGGATTCGGGCGTGGCTCGACGAGAACTGCGGGGAGATTCCGTGGGACTCGGCCCACGAGCTCGCAAGCTGGACCATCGGCAACCACATCGAGAACGCTCAACGCGTGGCACGAAGCCGCAAGAAATCCGACCTTCTCATTCTGCTCGCTGTCATCATCGGCGATGCCGCCTGTATCTATGCCGGGCTGTGGCTGGCGTACTTCGTGCGCTTCAATTCCGGCATACCGCTGCTCTACGGCGAGATGCCGCCGCCGGCCCAGCACTACGCCGAGTTCTTCCCCGTCGTCGTGGTCGTCATGCTCCTCGTCTATCGCTCGTTCGGCCTCTATCGCCGCCAGTGGTCGCTGCTCACAACGAGCGAGGTGCTCCAGATCACCAAGGCGACGATCCTCGGCAAGGTCGTAATCATCGTCTTCATGTTCATGTTCAAGAATGCGTTTTTTACTTCGCACCAGGTCGGCGTCGAGTTCAAGTACTCAACCGGCGTTGCCATCCTGAGCATCCCCTTCGTCGCCATCCTCGTCGTCGTGTTCCGCCGGCTCTTCGTCAAGCTCGAAGCCTGGTATTTCCGCCGCATGGGCCTGGCCAAACGCCTCATCGGCATCGGCACGACCGATCAGGCCCTCGACGTTATCGCCGGGATCGCGCGCCATCCGGAGCTCTGCTACGAAGTCGCCGGCCTCATCAGCGAGCGCCCAGACGACAGCCGCACCGAGATCAACGGCTTGCCCGTGCTCGGCACGATCGACAGCCTCTCACGCTTTCTCGTCCATGGCGCCACCGACGAGGTCATCCTCTGCGTGCCTCAGCTCGACCACGAGACCAAAACGCGCATCATCGTCCAGTGCGAGAAGGAATACATCGACTTCCGCCTTGTGCCCGACATCTACGAGATCCTCGCCTCGAACGTCGAGATTGTCACCGTCGCCGGCGTGCCGCTCATCGGGCTCAGGGGCTTCCCGCTCGACAGCGCGTGGAACCGCCTCCTCAAGCGCTTTATCGACCTCGTCGGCTCGTTCATCGGCCTCGTGATCCTTGCAGTCCCGATGGCCATCATTGCCCTGCTTATCAAGCGCAGCTCGCCCGGGCCGGTCTTCTTCAAGCAGGTCCGCTGTGGCGAGGACGGCCGCCAGTTCACAATGGTCAAGTTCCGAACGATGGTAACCGACGCCGAGCGCGAGACCGGCCCCGTCTGGGCCGCCCACGACGACCCGCGCAAGACCAAGCTCGGCGCCTGGCTCCGCACCTACAACCTCGACGAGCTCCCCCAGCTTCTTAACGTGTTCAAGGGCGACATGAGCCTCGTTGGCCCGAGGCCCGAGCGCCCGTACTTCATCGAGCAGTTCAAGGAGCTCATTCCCCGCTACTTCTCACGCCATCACGTCAAGTCGGGCATCACCGGCTGGGCCCAGGTCAACGGTCTGCGCCAGAGCACCTCGCTCGAAGAGCGCATCAAACACGATATCTATTACATCGAGAACTGGTCGCTGTTCCTCGACATCCGCATCCTGCTCCGCACGATCTTCACCGGGAAGCACGGCTACTAGCGGCGCCACGGCGCTGGACAGCGGCGCGGCACCGCGCGATAATCCGCCCGACACCGACGAGCAGAGCCTGGACCCATGATCTCGAATCGAAACGCCGCCCTCTGGTGCAGCCAATTCGCCACGCTCATCGGCTCGGGCGTGCCCATCGACCACGCGCTCGGTGCACTGCACAAAAGCGCCCCCACGGCCGGACTGCGCCGCATGAGCGCCAACATCAGACGCCGCATCGAGGCGGGCGAGACGCTCGCCCAGGCCGTCGCCGCGCACCGCGGCCGACTGCCGCGTCTTCTACCCATCCTCATCGAGGTTGGCGAGCAATCGGGCCGCCTCGATGAGGCCCTAAGCACTCTGGCAGCTTACTACGACACGCAGTGGGACCTGACGCGCACGGCCTGGGCGCACCTGCTCCCGACACTCGTCTATTTCGCCCTCTGCGGTGTGCTCATCGTCTTCATCAGATACATCCACAGCGGCTGGAGCTCCGACTGGCTTGAGCAGACGGCCATGCACATCGCCACTGTTGCTGGCGCCATCGTGTTCGTCATCCTGGTCATCCGGCTCGCCGCGCCCATTCGCGCGGGGATCGCGCTCATCGGCTCCGTCCTGCCGGTGGTGTCCGGCATCATGCGCCAGTCGGCCATCGCACGCTTCGCCATGGCCTTGCGCGCGACACTTAACGCCGGGATCGAGATCCGGCGCGCCATCGACCTCTCCGCCGAGGCCGCCGCCAACCCGGTCTTTGGCTACCGTCTCCGTCGCGCGCGCAAGCACATCGACAAGGGCTTCACGATCGCCCAGGCCCTCGACCGCACCCGCGTCCTGAGCGCCGACGCGATGGCCATGATCAACACCGGCGAGCAATCCGGGCGTCTCGTCGACTCGCTCGGCCACGTCGCCGTCGCCGCCCGCTTCCGGGCCACCACAGCCTCCCGCACCGGCTTGCGCATCTTCTCGATCCTCGTTTACACGGCCCTGTTGCTCTACATTGCCTACACGGTCGTCACGCTCTGGGCCCCGCACATCCAGGGCATCCTCGACCTCGCAGACCCATCCGGAGCCTCATCGCATGCGTATTGAACTGGTCACCGTCGGTGACGAACTCCTGCATGGCCGCACGGTCAACACAAACGCGGCGACCATCGGTCGCCGTCTCGTCGACGCCGGCTTCGAGCTGAGCGCCCAATCCACCGTGGCCGACGAACCGGTTTCCCTCGAGGCACACCTGCGCGAGGTGGTCGCTCGTGCCGACGTCGTCATCACGACCGGCGGCCTCGGCTCAACCATCGACGACAACACGGCCAACGTGCTCGCCCACATCTTCGGCATGACGAAGTGGCGCACGGACAAGCGTGCACTGGCCCATCTCGAGAAGCGCTACCGCGGCAAGGCGTGGAAACCCGTCCTTGACCACGCGCGCGTGCCTGTCGGCGCCACGGTCATCCTCAACGCCGTCGGCACCGCGCCCGGCATGATTCTCAAGCGGAGAGGCAAGGTGGCCGTCGCGTTGCCCGGTCCGCCGCGTGAGCTTCTTCCCATGCTTGAGCACGTGGTCGAGTTCCTGAAGAGCATGAGCAAGGCGCACGGCGTCTTGGCGAGCAAGACGCACGGCGTCTTCGTGAGCAAGACGCTGCGCGTTGCCGCGATGCGCGAGTCGGTCCTCGACAAGCGGCTCGCCGAGGTCTTTCCAGATGAGCCCGGCCTGAGCTACGGCCTCGCCGCCGAGCCGTATCTCGTCGACGTCCGCCTCTTTGCGCGCCGCAAGACCGAGCAGGCCGCGCAACGCGCGATCGCGATGGCCGAGCGCGCCGTGCGCCGCTGCCTCGGCGCGCGCATCTACGCCACGGGCACGGAAACACTTGAAGAAACCGTCGGCCGGTTGCTCGTCGAGCGGAAACAGACTGTCGCTCTCGCCGAGTCCTGCACGGGCGGCCTTGTCGGAGCCCTTATCACGAACGTGCCGGGCAGCTCCGGCTACTTGCGTGGTGGCCTCGTCGCCTACAGCAACGCGTGGAAGGAAGAGTTCCTCGACGTTCCGGCTGCCCTGCTCGCCAAGCATGGTGCCGTGAGCCGCGAGACGGCGCTCGCTATGGCCGTCGGCGCACAGCGCCTCGGCGACGCCGATTACGGCGTGGCGATCACGGGCATCGCCGGTCCCGGTGGCGGAACAAGAGCCAAGCCCGTCGGCCTCGTCTACATTGCCGTCGCCGGGCCCGACGGCGCCTGGTGCTTGGAGCAC
This window harbors:
- a CDS encoding glycosyltransferase, whose translation is MQHGQASPIAIEPKPRHVAFVHDWLNGMRGGEKVLEAMLDVLPDADIYTLLLERDKISPAIAARPITTSFVQRLPLARRIYRYYLPLFPRAVERFDLRGYDLVVSTSHCVAKGARAPDGLHISYIHTPARYLYAFQQEYFGSSPAKRAAMAVFGPHLKRWDLRTLGHVDHFIANSRNVADRIRRYYNRDAAVICPPVDTDFFTPDDGPPADFFLIVSALVPYKRIELAIEAVNRLRLPLVIVGRGPMRAALERLAGPTVSFRGWLSDDEVLSLLRRCRALVFPGEEDFGIVPVEAMACGRPVIAYGRGGALETVVPGETGLFFTEQTVDSLTGALECLGSAAFDPAACRRRAEAFSRERFQREFAGLVSSWVAQYSLDSRV
- a CDS encoding undecaprenyl-phosphate glucose phosphotransferase — translated: MTAGSESRYRPDRIRAWLDENCGEIPWDSAHELASWTIGNHIENAQRVARSRKKSDLLILLAVIIGDAACIYAGLWLAYFVRFNSGIPLLYGEMPPPAQHYAEFFPVVVVVMLLVYRSFGLYRRQWSLLTTSEVLQITKATILGKVVIIVFMFMFKNAFFTSHQVGVEFKYSTGVAILSIPFVAILVVVFRRLFVKLEAWYFRRMGLAKRLIGIGTTDQALDVIAGIARHPELCYEVAGLISERPDDSRTEINGLPVLGTIDSLSRFLVHGATDEVILCVPQLDHETKTRIIVQCEKEYIDFRLVPDIYEILASNVEIVTVAGVPLIGLRGFPLDSAWNRLLKRFIDLVGSFIGLVILAVPMAIIALLIKRSSPGPVFFKQVRCGEDGRQFTMVKFRTMVTDAERETGPVWAAHDDPRKTKLGAWLRTYNLDELPQLLNVFKGDMSLVGPRPERPYFIEQFKELIPRYFSRHHVKSGITGWAQVNGLRQSTSLEERIKHDIYYIENWSLFLDIRILLRTIFTGKHGY
- a CDS encoding CinA family nicotinamide mononucleotide deamidase-related protein, which encodes MRIELVTVGDELLHGRTVNTNAATIGRRLVDAGFELSAQSTVADEPVSLEAHLREVVARADVVITTGGLGSTIDDNTANVLAHIFGMTKWRTDKRALAHLEKRYRGKAWKPVLDHARVPVGATVILNAVGTAPGMILKRRGKVAVALPGPPRELLPMLEHVVEFLKSMSKAHGVLASKTHGVFVSKTLRVAAMRESVLDKRLAEVFPDEPGLSYGLAAEPYLVDVRLFARRKTEQAAQRAIAMAERAVRRCLGARIYATGTETLEETVGRLLVERKQTVALAESCTGGLVGALITNVPGSSGYLRGGLVAYSNAWKEEFLDVPAALLAKHGAVSRETALAMAVGAQRLGDADYGVAITGIAGPGGGTRAKPVGLVYIAVAGPDGAWCLEHAFPGNRETVRTLSAHAALNHLRLVLLGADAMRDATASD
- a CDS encoding glycosyltransferase family 4 protein — protein: MRIAVDCRWIFQKLSGIGRHTRELVRALLDARSGDEFILLFDNDGVRRREHLLLGLVSRSDATSIVAGYGPYSLNSTVSLPRALRRLEVDVYHSPNYMRPLRRLSCASVTTIHDLIPYVAPDAIPRSRKRRLLPLYRRITRRAARLSDRLIAVSEHTKRNLVWHLGVRDEQVAVVHNGLDPSFCPATDPSARRIRERFDVHGELVIAAGRADPYKNLIALVRAVEHLVRAGRSGLRCLLIGEPDERYTDVRDYVKDNGLDTHVRFTGYLDEADLIAAYQEADVLVHPSLYEGFGLPPLEAMACGTPVVSSNRTSLPEVLGDAALLIDPENVDDLRHAIARVLDDAALRDSLRRRGLEQAQRYTWQRAATETLGVYRAAFEAQRTR
- a CDS encoding type II secretion system F family protein; the encoded protein is MISNRNAALWCSQFATLIGSGVPIDHALGALHKSAPTAGLRRMSANIRRRIEAGETLAQAVAAHRGRLPRLLPILIEVGEQSGRLDEALSTLAAYYDTQWDLTRTAWAHLLPTLVYFALCGVLIVFIRYIHSGWSSDWLEQTAMHIATVAGAIVFVILVIRLAAPIRAGIALIGSVLPVVSGIMRQSAIARFAMALRATLNAGIEIRRAIDLSAEAAANPVFGYRLRRARKHIDKGFTIAQALDRTRVLSADAMAMINTGEQSGRLVDSLGHVAVAARFRATTASRTGLRIFSILVYTALLLYIAYTVVTLWAPHIQGILDLADPSGASSHAY